The Vicia villosa cultivar HV-30 ecotype Madison, WI unplaced genomic scaffold, Vvil1.0 ctg.000320F_1_1, whole genome shotgun sequence region ACAAAGGATATCGATTGAATTTGATCAATCAATTGGAAAACCGTTAGGGGAAAACAAGCACAAGTTCAAGAGTTATGTGGGTTTCCTTGGTCGAAGCAAAGTCAGTATTTTGACGGAGGATTGGGATTCTGTAGATGAGGACGTGAAGAACGACATTTGGACATCCATCCTGGTAATTGTAATTATGTCTGTAAATGATGTATTTAACAATATTATTGTCATTCACTAACTTCTCTGTTTTGTTATGTAATGTAGGAAGTATGGGATGTTCCTAATTCTGAGTTCTTGCGAAAGAAATGGATTTCATATGCAGGAGAACGTTGGAGGGCATTTAAGAATACTTTGACTTCTAGATATATACATGGGGATCTTAGTGATGAATCTCCTCTTGAGGTCTATAATTTTCTTAACGAAGAAATATGGCAGGCGTTTGTTCAAATGCGGCTGGACCCTTCCTTTCAGGTTAGTTGAACTTATAGTTTAGTTGGTCAACCAAATTTAATTTTAGTACTAAACTTAGCTGGCGTGTATGCATAttaggagaaaagaaagaaagcgCAAATGGTCTCGGCCCATAATAAACACCCTCATAGATTGTCTCGTGGAGGGTATGAGTTGCTCCAGgagaagatgattcaagagaaattaaaagaaaaacaagaaTCATTGGGAGATTCAGTAGTTGCACCTCCATCTCCACCAGCACGCCACGAGCAATGGAAGAGAGCCCGACAAAAGCCATCAGGAGATTACATAACAGAGGACACACGCATTGTTGCTGAGAAAATTGTAAGTAATATGCAActctaattttataattataaaactaACTCATGATTGTCTAAAGTATTTGAATTATATGGTGTAGGATTCTCTAGTTGAAAAAACATCTCAAGGAGCTTTTGTTCCACAAGGACGTAAAGATATTTTGGTAGAAGCCCTTGGCCAACCTGAGCACCCTGGCCGTGTTCGTGGTGTTGGTCGAGGTGTCGGTATTCTGCAATACTTTGGACCACATTCACGTAATGCCTCCACCCCGCCTGTTATTAGTAGCAAACAAATAGAGGCCATAAAAATGGAGCTCACTCAACAGATTAAAGAGGAATTGATGCAAGATCTGACATCTATGGGTTTCTCTAAGAATTTCCCAACTTGTCCTCCTAATACCGTTGTACCTGGGAGCCCGAAGAATAGTCACTCTACTGTGCTGTCTATACCAGAAGAGGATGAAATCCCAGAACAATGTGAACTGTATGTTGATAATTTAATTCATGCCGTGGCATATGGTACTGTTTACAAGTTAGGACCCACCATACATAAGCAATTGCTTGAAAAGGATTCGGTGAGGGTGGTGGTTAACGAGGTCCTAGATGCAAACGCTCAGGTGCCTATACCCACTGATGAGGTGGAAACGGTTGGGCATGCCCTTAACAATTTCATTCAATGGCCGACAAGACTTGTGCAAATTGTTTCTGATAAGGTATTAATCACATTTTGTTTCTCACTTTATACACTTAAACCTCTTATATATGTTAACTAATTTTTCAATCCTAATTATTTAGGATGTTGATGGATCTGGGAATGAGGACGTCTCACCCAAAAGGCTGGACCCTCAATTAGATTCTGTTCAACAATTGGTTTTAAAGGCGATGGGTATGTCAGAATCTATAAAGCTCGAATTAGAACACGAtagaatgaagtttctttggctCTCACAAAGAGATATTATAGAGTTGTGTATGGGTAAACAAGAGTTATCCATAACTATTTTACGATTGTGGTTAACGTAAGTTCTTTATTTTATAAGTTTAGCTAATTCATTAATGatcatttataattaatatttatttcaatatttTAGGTATTTGAATCGCCTTTCTATTAATGTGGGTAAGGGTGACTTGTATGGGTTTATTGATCCATGTTTTATTCAAAATCAACACAATCCATCTAAAGCTGAAGCCTACATACAGAATAAGTTTTACAATGATAAAAAAGAGTGTTACCTAGCTCCGTATCACAGCAAGTAAGTACATGTGGATTATAAGTTCATTGCTTATAATTGAGAGAATTGTATCAACACCTATCTAACTATTTGTTGTTCAATGTAGTCGTCATTGGCAATTGCTCATTATTTGTCCTAAGAAGAATCATGTAGTATTCCTATGTTCTTTGGAAAGAAAGCCGGATAAAAATATTATTCACACTGTAGATTCGTAAGTGTTTAATTTGTTTATCATACATAAACTTTGTTATATGTTTTATGACACAAATATATAACTTATCatttaattgatattttattatcctAGAGCTTTGGAGGGATATCTTAAGCTGCAAGGAGTTCAAAATAAGAAGCCAGTATGGACTGTTCCAGTTGTAAGTTGTCTAAAATTTCGCTTATAACTCATAGaagttattttatataaaaattttaattaataaattcacCTTTGATATTTAAATTCAGTGTCAAAGACAACCTGACAATTACAAGTGCGGCTACTATATTATGATACATATGTTGAACATTGTATCTAATGGTATTATTGATCCATGGAAAAAGAaggtaatataattttttaaaagttatattatttaattgtgtTTTTTTATTGTTGATGTGCCAATCTTATGTTATTTCATCATTCATTCAGTTATTTGGAAATCCAGAACCATTCCATGAAGATGAACTTATAAACGTCCGACAACGTTGCGCAAGTTTTATTCTTGAGTACATTATATGAATTAAAAATTTGTCTCTTCACTATTTTGTTAACAGAGTGGAGTATGCTTTAGTTGACACTTGACTATTTTGTTACTGTTTTGAGTTGTGAATGGTAGTACTCGAAAAACAGATTTCGATCTGATGGATTTCAGGCCATTTGAAGGATATGTGGCACTGGTCCTGTGATAAACGATGCCTTAcaaaaaagggagaagaaaagATCTGTATCATGGAAAAGTTAAGTTATACAGGAAAATTTAGAACAAGAAAAATTGTGTgtggaaaagaagaagaaacaa contains the following coding sequences:
- the LOC131626757 gene encoding uncharacterized protein LOC131626757, producing the protein MKTPTGTRPSPSTGHEDGWSDEATFTLIDVWGKLYKKLNQKNFLQSHWKEVAKAVNNHHGHDRKTRRTYVQCKSRINTLKKKYTTEKARVSDSSGYDNVWPFFEKLDSFIGDNLPPKNLSSPFDPPVEVPSWVLAPVGRRSGTQSQSSQKQPVPATSSSFKSLDESRFCRNLAAFAAAAAAEAEIDDSNSDNSDSDVLELSNESKKRKRGRNDNSDSEELELSNDIEVASATENFSEIHERVDSSKQRKSVALEKQKMQFSKDSQRMQLPKSNNSKHMDDLSHPSRSGLDTQSTNRKGKRGATLMKKLALDRTDGQRISIEFDQSIGKPLGENKHKFKSYVGFLGRSKVSILTEDWDSVDEDVKNDIWTSILEVWDVPNSEFLRKKWISYAGERWRAFKNTLTSRYIHGDLSDESPLEVYNFLNEEIWQAFVQMRLDPSFQEKRKKAQMVSAHNKHPHRLSRGGYELLQEKMIQEKLKEKQESLGDSVVAPPSPPARHEQWKRARQKPSGDYITEDTRIVAEKIDSLVEKTSQGAFVPQGRKDILVEALGQPEHPGRVRGVGRGVGILQYFGPHSRNASTPPVISSKQIEAIKMELTQQIKEELMQDLTSMGFSKNFPTCPPNTVVPGSPKNSHSTVLSIPEEDEIPEQCELYVDNLIHAVAYGTVYKLGPTIHKQLLEKDSVRVVVNEVLDANAQVPIPTDEVETVGHALNNFIQWPTRLVQIVSDKDVDGSGNEDVSPKRLDPQLDSVQQLVLKAMGMSESIKLELEHDRMKFLWLSQRDIIELCMGKQELSITILRLWLTYLNRLSINVGKGDLYGFIDPCFIQNQHNPSKAEAYIQNKFYNDKKECYLAPYHSNRHWQLLIICPKKNHVVFLCSLERKPDKNIIHTVDSALEGYLKLQGVQNKKPVWTVPVCQRQPDNYKCGYYIMIHMLNIVSNGIIDPWKKKLFGNPEPFHEDELINVRQRCASFILEYII